The segment TGGCCATTTTAATAAGGGTTTTCTGCTTTTTACAGTGGAATAAGGACTCGCGTAATAATCCATTTCAGGTTTCGTCATTGTTCTTAAAATCATGTCTGGTATCATTTTATGAATAAAGATATTCGATACTTGTACCATAAACCACCCTAAAACAGGTGTTCTCATCATTTTCAAAGCCACACGAATTGATGCTGGCATATCATGAGTTGTAGGAGCATCATACATAGCTTCCATAAAGACAATGGCTTTGATGTTTTCCTGATGCGTATTTGCATAATGAAATCCTAAGCCTGAACCCCAATCGTGAAGTACAAGTGTAACATTCTTTAACCCAAGTTGATCTATAAACGAATTCAAGTAGTCATATGAATCTTGAAAACCATAGTTTATATCAGGTTTGTCGGATTTTCCCATTCCTATTAAATCAGGAGCAATACATCTACCTTGTTTGGTAAGGTAAGGAATGATATTCCGCCATAAATAATTTGACATAGGGTTTCCGTGAAGAAACAAGATAGGGTCACCTTCTCCTTCATCTATATAATGAACTTTACTTCCTTTTACATTCAGGTATTTTGATTCAAAAGGGAATTCTGATGAAATATGCTTACTCATACTATCTCGTATTAATTGTTCGTATTTAGTTCCTTATTTCTGGGATGCGCTTTTCCAGTTTCCATATAGTATTTTAATTCTTCTGCGATTTCTTCTGCAGCTTTTCCAATTTTTAATTTAACGAGAGGCGATAATAAATAACCTAGCAGGTTTTTGACTTCCATTTCAAATTCTATAACGACAGTTGTTTGATTACTTTTTATTGGTTTTAGTGACCATAGTCCACTTGCGCTCTTTGCAATTCCCGGCATTCCTTTCGTTATATGATATGCCAAACTGTAGTTTTTAGCATCAAAAGCATCCAATAGTTGAATGGTTTCTCCTCTATCTGTTAAGGTAGCTCTATAGGAATAATCAATTCCCTCAAATTGCTTATCGCCTCCTGGTTTTGAATCTTTAAAATTACTTGACCA is part of the Polaribacter sp. SA4-10 genome and harbors:
- a CDS encoding haloalkane dehalogenase, whose amino-acid sequence is MSKHISSEFPFESKYLNVKGSKVHYIDEGEGDPILFLHGNPMSNYLWRNIIPYLTKQGRCIAPDLIGMGKSDKPDINYGFQDSYDYLNSFIDQLGLKNVTLVLHDWGSGLGFHYANTHQENIKAIVFMEAMYDAPTTHDMPASIRVALKMMRTPVLGWFMVQVSNIFIHKMIPDMILRTMTKPEMDYYASPYSTVKSRKPLLKWPLDVPFNNGHPKEVANTVASWHKWLMSSEIPKLFFYVSPGVAIKKKDVKIIKEGMKNLTSIHLGEGLHFIQEDYPYEIGSEISKWYNQIK
- a CDS encoding SRPBCC family protein; protein product: MIATVLIIAIPLIILSIIGQKKIHVKRELIINKNSDEIWEVVGKKFGDVHLWSSNFKDSKPGGDKQFEGIDYSYRATLTDRGETIQLLDAFDAKNYSLAYHITKGMPGIAKSASGLWSLKPIKSNQTTVVIEFEMEVKNLLGYLLSPLVKLKIGKAAEEIAEELKYYMETGKAHPRNKELNTNN